In Arachis hypogaea cultivar Tifrunner chromosome 17, arahy.Tifrunner.gnm2.J5K5, whole genome shotgun sequence, a single window of DNA contains:
- the LOC112765279 gene encoding AP2-like ethylene-responsive transcription factor ANT, producing MKWINSDGNNHNAWLGFSLSPHHMKFDLPNSSSSSSTSSSSCGGDHSAAFHSQLSVMPLKSDGSLCIMEALTRSHQTQQVMVGSSSPKLEDFLGGASMGTHEREAIDTIYYPPHRGFLSEPLRHPPYYSLGCHGMYQAPPPTMPHIAEAAAEEEEEEEEGIDGFKKWVEQQQQQQQQSLSLSMSPGSESSCVTAARHENGKSESSVVAVTVMDNSNKKRGLANKQPVHRKSIDTFGQRTSQYRGVTRHRWTGRYEAHLWDNTCKKEGQTRKGRQVYLGGYDMEQKAARAYDLAALKYWGPSTHINFPLENYQAELEEMKNMTRQEYVAHLRRKSSGFSRGASIYRGVTRHHQHGRWQARIGRVAGNKDLYLGTFSTQEEAAEAYDVAAIKFRGSNAVTNFDISRYDVERIMGSNTLLAGELARRNNKDTAIEPPRWEAIEYNTNVEAVQARNNNNDNNNNNNNNDVDSNWKMVSGGAFSVGIHDLIGIEGQHQHQHQHHQQQPLMEASSLVTSLSSSREASPDKIMGPSSMIFPKPLQLEPKMVLNNPLTSTGVVGSWFPSQMRPASAAISLSHLPVFAAWNDT from the exons ATGAAGTGGATCAACAGTGATGGTAACAATCATAACGCCTGGTTGGGCTTCTCTCTCTCACCCCATCACATGAAATTCGACCTtcctaattcttcttcttcttcttctacttcgtcCTCCTCCTGCGGTGGGGATCACAGTGCTGCCTTTCATTCTCAGTTGAGCGTGATGCCTCTCAAGTCAGACGGTTCACTTTGCATCATGGAAGCTCTCACTAGATCACATCAAACACAACAAG TGATGGTTGGTAGTTCGTCTCCGAAGCTGGAAGACTTTCTGGGTGGTGCAAGCATGGGAACACACGAAAGAGAGGCCATTGACACCATCTACTACCCTCCTCATAGAGGCTTTCTCTCAGAGCCTTTGAGGCATCCACCATATTACTCCCTTGGCTGCCATGGCATGTACCAAGCACCACCCCCAACAATGCCCCACATAgcagaagcagcagcagaagaagaagaagaagaagaagaaggcattGATGGATTCAAGAAGTGGGtggagcagcagcagcagcagcagcagcagtcgCTGAGTCTGTCAATGAGTCCAGGGTCGGAGTCAAGTTGTGTAACAGCTGCGAGGCATGAGAATGGGAAGAGTGAGTCGTCGGTGGTGGCAGTAACAGTAATGGACAATAGCAACAAGAAGAGAGGGCTAGCTAACAAGCAACCAGTTCACAGAAAATCCATTGACACTTTTGGTCAGAGAACTTCTCAGTATCGAGGCGTCACCAG GCATAGATGGACTGGTAGATACGAAGCACATTTATGGGATAACACTTGCAAGAAGGAAGGCCAAACTAGGAAAGGAAGACagg TGTATTTGG GGGGTTATGATATGGAACAAAAAGCTGCAAGAGCCTATGATCTTGCTGCCCTTAAGTACTGGGGACCTTCAACCCACATCAATTTTCCG TTGGAAAATTACCAAGCGGAACTTGAGGAGATGAAGAACATGACCAGGCAGGAATATGTCGCTCACTTGAGAAG aaaaagcAGTGGATTTTCTAGGGGTGCTTCAATATACAGAGGGGTGACAAG ACATCATCAACATGGAAGATGGCAAGCAAGGATTGGCAGAGTTGCTGGGAACAAGGACCTTTACCTTGGGACATTCA GCACTCAAGAGGAGGCAGCAGAAGCATATGATGTAGCAGCAATCAAGTTCCGTGGTTCCAATGCAGTTACAAACTTTGACATATCAAGATACGACGTGGAAAGAATCATGGGGAGTAACACTTTGCTTGCAGGGGAGCTAGCTAGGCGAAACAACAAAGATACTGCTATTGAACCACCAAGATGGGAGGCCATTGAATACAACACGAATGTGGAAGCAGTTCAAGCTAgaaacaacaacaatgacaataataataataataataacaatgatgTTGATTCCAACTGGAAGATGGTTTCTGGTGGTGCTTTCTCTGTGGGGATACATGATCTGATTGGGATTGAAGGGCAGCATCAGCATCAGCATCAGCATCATCAGCAGCAGCCATTGATGGAGGCTTCTTCGCTTGTGACCAGCCTAAGCAGCTCAAGAGAGGCTAGCCCTGATAAAATAATGGGTCCCTCGTCAATGATCTTTCCAAAACCTCTTCAACTTGAACCCAAGATGGTTCTTAACAACCCCTTAACTAGTACTGGTGTTGTTGGATCTTGGTTCCCTTCTCAAATGAGGCCAGCTTCTGCTGCCATCTCTTTGTCTCACTTGCCTGTTTTTGCTGCTTGGAACGATACCTAG